One region of Streptomyces sp. CG4 genomic DNA includes:
- a CDS encoding DUF1330 domain-containing protein — MTAYAIAHLREAAPHPEIAEYIARITATFEPHGGRFLVHGSAHEVKEGAWPGQVVVIGFPSIAKARAWWDSDAYQAIAPLRARHIEGDIVLVPGVSENYDATDTAQTMLEALAAR, encoded by the coding sequence ATGACCGCCTACGCGATAGCTCACCTGCGGGAAGCCGCCCCGCACCCGGAGATCGCCGAGTACATCGCGCGCATCACCGCCACCTTCGAGCCGCACGGCGGCCGCTTCCTCGTCCACGGCTCCGCGCACGAGGTGAAGGAGGGCGCATGGCCCGGACAGGTCGTCGTGATCGGCTTCCCGTCGATCGCGAAGGCACGCGCCTGGTGGGACTCCGATGCGTACCAGGCCATCGCGCCCCTGCGTGCCCGGCACATCGAGGGCGACATCGTCCTGGTCCCGGGCGTGAGTGAGAACTACGACGCGACGGACACCGCACAGACGATGCTGGAGGCGCTTGCCGCCCGTTGA
- a CDS encoding LLM class flavin-dependent oxidoreductase, with the protein MRTATTIEASGGGSWARLADFVVEAEKLGLDICWVAEAWGSDAPSALGYYAARTDRMLLGSGVMQLGTRTPAALAQTAITLSNLSGGRFLLGLGASGPQVMEGLHGVPFARPLRRMRETVEIVRRLFDGGKLAYSGAEFTIPLPGGEAVPMRLSMRPEHRIPLYLAALSPAMLRLTGEVADGWLGTSFVPEGADGAYFAHLDEGLARSGRIRADLDVCQGAEVAFAPDEDALGAMTARRKKELAFSLGGMGSASTNFYNNAYSRQGWAEVAAEVRERWQAGDRDGAAALVTDEMVLGTTLIGTEAMVRERLRVWRAAGVDTVRLYPAGDSLDARLTTLARAIELVREVDGAS; encoded by the coding sequence ATGCGCACGGCCACCACGATCGAGGCCTCGGGCGGCGGGAGCTGGGCTCGGCTCGCGGACTTCGTCGTCGAGGCGGAGAAGCTGGGCCTGGACATCTGCTGGGTGGCCGAGGCCTGGGGCTCCGACGCTCCCTCCGCGCTGGGCTACTACGCCGCCCGCACCGACCGCATGCTCCTGGGCTCCGGTGTCATGCAGCTGGGCACCCGTACCCCGGCCGCCCTCGCGCAGACCGCCATCACGTTGTCCAATCTCTCCGGTGGGCGCTTCCTGCTCGGTCTCGGGGCATCCGGCCCGCAGGTGATGGAGGGACTGCACGGGGTGCCGTTCGCCCGGCCGCTGCGCCGTATGCGGGAGACCGTCGAGATCGTCCGGCGGCTCTTCGACGGCGGCAAACTCGCCTACTCGGGAGCGGAGTTCACCATCCCGCTGCCCGGCGGCGAAGCGGTCCCCATGCGGCTGTCGATGCGGCCCGAGCATCGCATCCCCCTGTACCTGGCGGCGCTGTCACCGGCCATGCTGCGTCTCACCGGGGAAGTCGCCGACGGCTGGCTGGGCACCAGCTTCGTCCCCGAAGGCGCGGACGGCGCGTACTTCGCGCACCTCGACGAGGGCCTGGCCCGCAGCGGTCGTATCCGCGCCGACCTGGACGTCTGCCAGGGCGCAGAGGTCGCCTTCGCGCCCGACGAGGACGCCCTCGGTGCGATGACCGCCCGACGCAAGAAGGAACTCGCCTTCAGTCTGGGCGGCATGGGGTCGGCGTCCACCAACTTCTACAACAACGCCTACAGCCGTCAGGGCTGGGCCGAGGTCGCCGCCGAGGTGCGCGAGCGGTGGCAGGCCGGTGACCGGGACGGCGCGGCGGCGCTGGTGACCGACGAGATGGTCTTGGGCACCACGCTGATCGGCACCGAAGCCATGGTGCGCGAACGGCTCCGGGTATGGCGCGCCGCCGGCGTCGACACCGTCCGCCTGTACCCGGCCGGCGACTCCTTGGATGCCCGGCTCACCACCCTGGCCAGGGCGATCGAGCTGGTGCGGGAGGTTGACGGCGCGTCGTGA
- a CDS encoding sensor histidine kinase codes for MTTAVGRAAGTALRRFGRRHRELGYCWAIGWCSPAALVMLFVCLPARLFTAGDPDQGWLHAMRRLTGIYRRVPGRWGGTVIVSPYLHDRTPREDPANRRDLLFLALEPLVAAVVLLGPSAMVWYGLFGLITPGILALSGSGGGVSYAPVFDSPAVALPSGLLLYYAGLRLAAPASRLHARRWLPRLLGPAPSVAAEVERHRLAERVEELTQTRAAAVDSREAELRRIERDLHDGAQARLVAMGLALGALETLMETDPDRARELVRQTRENSARALTELRALVRGIHPPVLAERGLVDALRALALDAPLAAEVGADGLTGRPEGPIEAALYFAVAELLTNAARHGDAAHARVELSHTGHVLRCTVWDDGHGGAHEEEGPVLGAGGSGLRGIRRRLSAFDGSIAIQSPAGGPTLVTMELPCVLSSPKTSSSSAKGSARS; via the coding sequence ATGACCACGGCTGTCGGACGCGCCGCAGGCACCGCCCTGCGCCGCTTCGGGCGGCGGCACCGGGAACTGGGGTACTGCTGGGCGATCGGCTGGTGCAGCCCGGCGGCTCTGGTGATGCTGTTCGTCTGTCTGCCGGCCCGGCTCTTCACGGCTGGTGACCCGGACCAGGGCTGGCTGCACGCGATGCGCCGGCTGACCGGCATCTACCGCAGGGTGCCCGGGCGCTGGGGCGGTACGGTCATCGTGAGCCCCTATCTCCACGACCGCACCCCGCGCGAGGACCCGGCCAACCGCCGTGACCTGCTCTTCCTCGCGCTGGAGCCACTCGTCGCGGCGGTGGTGCTGCTCGGCCCCAGCGCGATGGTGTGGTACGGCCTCTTCGGCCTGATCACCCCGGGCATCCTCGCGCTGTCCGGCAGCGGCGGCGGCGTGTCATACGCCCCGGTGTTCGACTCGCCGGCCGTGGCGCTGCCCAGCGGCCTTCTGCTCTACTACGCCGGTCTGCGGCTGGCCGCCCCCGCCTCCCGGCTGCATGCCCGCCGCTGGCTGCCCCGGCTGCTCGGCCCGGCCCCGTCCGTCGCCGCCGAGGTGGAACGCCACCGGCTGGCCGAACGGGTCGAGGAGCTGACCCAGACGCGCGCCGCCGCCGTGGACAGCCGCGAGGCGGAACTGCGCCGCATCGAACGCGACCTGCACGACGGAGCGCAGGCCCGGCTCGTGGCGATGGGCCTCGCCCTCGGCGCGCTGGAGACGCTGATGGAGACGGACCCGGACCGGGCGCGTGAGCTGGTGCGGCAGACGCGCGAGAACTCGGCACGGGCCCTGACAGAGCTGCGCGCCCTGGTACGCGGCATCCACCCACCGGTGCTGGCCGAGCGCGGGCTGGTCGACGCGCTGCGTGCGCTCGCCCTGGACGCCCCGCTGGCGGCAGAGGTAGGTGCCGACGGTCTGACCGGCCGTCCGGAGGGGCCGATCGAGGCGGCCCTGTACTTCGCCGTCGCCGAGTTGCTGACCAACGCCGCCCGGCACGGGGACGCGGCACACGCACGCGTCGAACTGAGCCACACCGGTCACGTGTTGCGCTGCACGGTGTGGGACGACGGCCACGGAGGCGCCCATGAGGAGGAAGGGCCCGTACTCGGGGCGGGCGGCAGCGGCCTGCGCGGCATCCGCCGCCGCCTGTCGGCCTTCGACGGTAGCATCGCCATCCAGAGCCCGGCCGGAGGGCCGACCCTGGTGACGATGGAGCTGCCTTGCGTGTTGTCCTCGCCGAAGACCTCTTCCTCCTCCGCGAAGGGCTCTGCACGCTCCTGA
- a CDS encoding winged helix-turn-helix transcriptional regulator encodes MKRTSFASWPCSIARTLDLLGDHWTPLVVREAFYGVRRFDEFQQELGIARNTLTDRLRRLVEEGVLKKRLYESEPPRYDYVLTEKGRDLFTVLAAMSRWGDRWLAGEEGVPVVFHHDACGHDSSAEVVCSVCRRPLAAQETSMRMGPGYPERLRRRPDVVRRFGAG; translated from the coding sequence ATGAAACGTACGTCGTTCGCCAGCTGGCCGTGTTCCATCGCTCGCACCCTTGACCTGTTGGGTGACCACTGGACGCCTCTCGTCGTGCGGGAGGCGTTCTACGGCGTTCGCCGGTTCGACGAGTTCCAGCAGGAGCTGGGCATCGCGCGCAATACCTTGACCGACCGGCTGCGTCGCCTGGTGGAGGAGGGGGTGCTGAAGAAGCGGCTCTACGAGAGCGAGCCGCCGCGTTATGACTACGTTCTCACGGAGAAGGGCCGTGACCTGTTCACCGTGCTGGCCGCCATGTCCAGATGGGGCGACCGCTGGCTGGCCGGTGAGGAGGGCGTCCCGGTGGTGTTTCACCATGATGCGTGCGGACACGACAGCAGCGCCGAGGTGGTGTGCTCCGTCTGCCGCAGGCCCCTGGCGGCGCAGGAGACGTCGATGCGGATGGGGCCCGGCTACCCCGAGCGGCTCAGGCGTCGACCGGACGTCGTGCGCCGGTTCGGGGCGGGCTGA
- a CDS encoding VC0807 family protein, translating into MTGMQGVNKHKGSSANGPLLQSAVLNVAAPLAVFYGLRAAGAGLWWAVLASAVPPTVEAVLTVARERRVGMLGVLVLGMVALGAALSLVTGSPRFMFAKDGWMTGIVGLVFLASLRGQPIIYRVLSSVTKGEKRAELEHNWQASPTFRHVMRLLTAVWGVGLLLDSVVRVVLAYTLPLDSVMLVTTLQYVALFVGLEVFSRRYGRKPARITLIHHEAAAAATAA; encoded by the coding sequence ATGACCGGGATGCAAGGCGTGAACAAGCACAAGGGGTCGTCGGCGAATGGGCCACTGCTGCAGAGCGCGGTACTGAACGTCGCCGCGCCGCTGGCCGTGTTCTACGGCTTGCGGGCGGCCGGGGCCGGCCTGTGGTGGGCGGTGCTGGCGAGCGCCGTTCCGCCGACCGTGGAGGCGGTGCTGACAGTGGCGCGGGAGCGGCGCGTCGGGATGCTGGGCGTCCTGGTGCTCGGCATGGTGGCCCTGGGCGCGGCGCTGTCGCTGGTGACCGGGAGCCCGCGGTTCATGTTCGCCAAGGACGGCTGGATGACGGGGATCGTCGGGTTGGTGTTCCTGGCCTCGCTGCGCGGACAGCCGATCATCTACCGGGTCCTTTCGTCCGTGACGAAGGGAGAGAAGCGTGCCGAGCTGGAACACAACTGGCAGGCGTCGCCGACCTTCCGTCATGTGATGCGGCTGCTGACCGCGGTCTGGGGCGTGGGTCTGCTGCTGGACTCGGTGGTACGGGTGGTGCTCGCGTACACGCTGCCCCTCGACTCGGTGATGCTGGTGACCACGCTCCAGTACGTCGCGCTGTTCGTGGGCTTGGAGGTCTTCAGCCGTCGCTACGGACGCAAGCCGGCCCGGATCACCCTCATTCACCACGAGGCCGCGGCGGCGGCGACAGCGGCCTGA
- a CDS encoding alpha/beta hydrolase yields the protein MSRNAMPSNAHWATGGSRITVHGRTGPHSLFVRQDGPVAGPPVTLVHGFPTSSHDWSLIVPRLAARGHRVITFDLLGFGHSDKPRRHTYSVLEQADLVEDIWRHLDIDDTVLVAHDYGVSVAQELLARGPARITRMAWLNGGLYPDLHRPVRVQRLLHGPLGPLLAHAVTERGFRATMRQVLGRPVPDGDLHAMWESISHDGGRLLAPRLLRYIDERRTHEARWVPALEGYSGPTLFLWGPADPISGAHVLARIRQRMPSATVTELAGPPAVGHYPQVEAPDEIATHLVDFLDSR from the coding sequence ATGTCCCGGAACGCCATGCCCAGCAATGCGCACTGGGCCACGGGAGGGAGCCGGATCACCGTTCACGGCCGCACGGGGCCGCACTCACTGTTCGTCCGCCAGGACGGTCCCGTGGCCGGCCCGCCCGTGACACTCGTCCACGGCTTTCCCACCTCCTCCCACGACTGGTCCCTGATCGTGCCCCGGCTGGCGGCGCGGGGGCACCGGGTCATCACCTTCGACCTGCTCGGCTTCGGACACAGCGACAAGCCACGACGGCACACCTACTCGGTGCTGGAACAGGCCGACCTGGTGGAGGACATCTGGCGCCACCTCGACATCGACGACACCGTACTGGTCGCCCACGACTACGGCGTCAGCGTGGCCCAGGAACTGCTCGCCCGCGGCCCCGCCCGGATCACCCGCATGGCTTGGTTGAACGGCGGCCTCTACCCGGACCTCCACCGGCCCGTACGCGTGCAGCGGCTGCTCCACGGCCCGCTCGGTCCGCTCCTCGCCCACGCGGTCACCGAACGCGGTTTCCGCGCGACGATGCGCCAGGTGCTGGGCCGGCCCGTCCCGGACGGCGATCTGCACGCCATGTGGGAGAGCATCAGCCATGACGGGGGCCGCCTGCTGGCTCCGCGACTGCTCCGCTACATCGACGAGCGGCGCACCCATGAAGCCCGCTGGGTCCCTGCGCTGGAGGGCTACTCGGGCCCCACCCTGTTCCTCTGGGGACCCGCCGACCCGATCAGCGGCGCGCATGTCCTCGCCCGCATCAGACAGCGCATGCCGTCCGCCACCGTCACCGAACTCGCCGGACCACCCGCCGTCGGCCACTACCCCCAGGTGGAAGCCCCGGACGAGATCGCCACGCACCTCGTCGACTTCCTCGACTCCCGGTGA
- a CDS encoding TOPRIM nucleotidyl transferase/hydrolase domain-containing protein, which produces MAGMGAFREAVAAWAAGGTGGPARELAVRLSVRTVVLLEGPSDVAALDALASRRGRDLAAEGVCVLPMGGAMNVGRFAHLLGPTGLGLGLTGLCDERERRYYARGLERAGAAEQGFFVCAADLEEELIRALGVARVEELVRAEGDLRALQTFLRQPAQQGRTAQQQLRRFLGTKKGRKIRYGCVLVEALDPDRVPAPLDGLLTSL; this is translated from the coding sequence ATGGCCGGCATGGGGGCGTTTCGGGAGGCGGTCGCCGCGTGGGCGGCCGGCGGTACCGGCGGCCCCGCGCGGGAGCTGGCCGTACGGCTGTCCGTCCGGACGGTCGTCCTGCTCGAAGGACCCAGCGATGTCGCTGCGCTCGACGCGCTGGCCTCCCGTCGCGGCCGGGATCTGGCGGCCGAGGGAGTCTGTGTCCTGCCGATGGGCGGTGCGATGAACGTCGGGCGTTTCGCGCACCTTCTCGGGCCGACAGGCCTGGGGCTCGGCCTCACGGGACTGTGCGACGAGCGGGAGCGCCGCTACTACGCCCGCGGCTTGGAGCGGGCCGGCGCGGCAGAGCAAGGGTTCTTCGTCTGCGCGGCGGACTTGGAGGAGGAGCTGATCCGCGCGCTGGGCGTGGCCCGCGTGGAGGAACTCGTCCGGGCTGAGGGCGACTTGCGCGCCCTGCAGACCTTTCTGCGCCAGCCCGCACAGCAAGGCCGCACCGCACAGCAGCAGTTGCGGCGCTTCCTCGGCACGAAGAAGGGGCGCAAGATCCGTTACGGGTGCGTCCTGGTCGAAGCCCTCGACCCCGACCGCGTACCCGCCCCGCTCGACGGCCTCCTCACCAGCCTCTGA
- a CDS encoding SRPBCC family protein produces the protein MEWTGARYADKPTVEVRTWIDAPPARVWALVSDIALMPDMSKELQSVAWLDGAAGPTVGARFVGHSRHEAFGAWSTTSHVIECDPERAFAWAVQDPAEPSALWRFRLRPEKGGTELSQWMQLGPGRSGLSVAIDRMPEKEQKIVFVRLREFERSIASTLEHIKKQAEA, from the coding sequence GTGGAGTGGACGGGCGCGCGCTATGCGGACAAACCCACGGTCGAGGTGCGGACCTGGATCGACGCTCCGCCGGCACGGGTGTGGGCCCTGGTCAGTGACATCGCCTTGATGCCGGACATGAGCAAGGAACTCCAGTCCGTCGCCTGGCTCGACGGTGCCGCCGGACCGACCGTGGGCGCCAGGTTCGTCGGTCACAGCAGGCACGAGGCGTTCGGCGCGTGGTCGACCACCTCGCATGTGATCGAGTGCGACCCGGAGCGGGCTTTCGCCTGGGCGGTGCAGGACCCCGCCGAACCCTCCGCGCTCTGGCGCTTCCGCCTCCGGCCAGAGAAGGGCGGCACGGAACTGTCGCAGTGGATGCAGTTGGGCCCGGGGCGCTCCGGACTGTCGGTCGCGATCGACCGGATGCCGGAGAAGGAGCAGAAGATCGTGTTCGTACGGCTGCGTGAGTTCGAGCGGAGCATCGCCTCGACGCTCGAGCACATCAAGAAGCAGGCGGAGGCGTGA
- a CDS encoding SDR family NAD(P)-dependent oxidoreductase has translation MAQVVVVTGAASGIGAAVARHFGRLGAQVVVADIDEAGGSAVAEEVGGLFVRTDTTREEDNLALIDAAVAAYGGLDFVHLNAGIGDGGGFGQDDYDAERQHRVLAVNLQGVMSGLHAALPALAAHGGGSLLVTSSMAGVGVAPFDPVYAATKYGVIGLVRSLAPTWQERGVRINAICPGFVRTPILPPEAIDYILGEGFALAEPAEIAASVAEIAASEEAGRAYVLQAGRTPEPVAFPQLELVRTDS, from the coding sequence ATGGCGCAGGTGGTAGTGGTTACGGGGGCGGCGAGCGGGATCGGTGCGGCGGTGGCGCGGCACTTCGGCCGCCTCGGTGCGCAGGTGGTCGTGGCGGACATCGACGAGGCGGGCGGCTCCGCTGTCGCCGAGGAGGTGGGCGGGCTGTTCGTCCGTACCGACACCACGCGCGAGGAGGACAATCTGGCGCTGATCGACGCCGCCGTGGCGGCCTACGGCGGGCTGGACTTCGTCCATCTCAACGCCGGGATCGGCGACGGCGGCGGCTTCGGCCAGGACGACTACGACGCGGAGCGCCAGCACCGGGTACTGGCGGTGAACCTGCAAGGCGTGATGTCCGGCCTGCACGCCGCGCTGCCGGCGCTGGCCGCGCACGGCGGTGGCTCGCTGCTGGTGACCTCCAGCATGGCCGGGGTCGGCGTGGCCCCCTTCGACCCGGTGTACGCGGCGACCAAGTACGGCGTGATCGGGCTGGTCCGCTCGCTGGCCCCGACCTGGCAGGAGCGGGGGGTGCGGATCAACGCGATCTGCCCTGGGTTCGTGCGTACGCCGATCCTGCCGCCGGAGGCGATCGACTACATCCTCGGCGAGGGCTTCGCCCTGGCGGAGCCCGCCGAGATCGCGGCATCGGTGGCCGAGATCGCGGCGAGCGAGGAGGCGGGCCGTGCGTATGTGCTGCAGGCGGGCCGCACCCCCGAGCCTGTGGCCTTCCCGCAGCTGGAACTGGTACGTACCGACAGCTGA